The genomic stretch TAAGCACATGATGTAGCAGCTTGATCCAGCATTTTAGGAGGCACACGACTTGATCCAGATCATGGGATGGCACGACCTTGTAGGGGGGCACGATCACCTCACCTCACCCTCGTTGTACTCTAGAATAATAGAAGGAAAGATGAAGAAAAGCAGTAACTTACACTGCACCAAAATCTTGTCTCCCTCTCTTTTCTTTGTGTTCATCCAGAGTGATAGGAAACAGTAGTAACCTCTTATATTAAGGAAGTGACGGAGTACTAAAGCTCAATTGCATTGAGCGAACCTATTTCTTAGACTGAGTTACGGTGATACTGACTATGCCTTACCTGCATTAGTATCTCCAGCGAGCAAAAATACCAAATCCACGTTCAGAAAATAGAATACAATGAAAGATGAGCAGATACATGTGCAATAAGCTATTCGGCACTCTAGCAGCAGCCACAGTTCAGTAGCTTGCAATACAGAAACAAAAGTGAAACAAGCTGGACTAAACATTGAAAGAAGTACATCTCCATTATTCGAGCTAAAATTAAAAGAAGCAACCACCTTAAATGGAAGCAATCAGGAAAAACAACTTCGAAGGCCAGAACAATGAGCATGAAGGTCTACATCTGCATACTCGCGAACAACCTGCGTAAACAATACGATTCACCAGACTGCCTAGTTCTTTATCTGACCAGCCTCAGTTTGTTCAACATATGAAGCACAGGTACTTAGGAAAGAAGCTTTTTCCAGATCGGTCAAAAAACACTATGACTAGATTAGATTAGAACAAAAACGGAACACAAGTACTTCCAAGCTCTGGTGGCCTTGGAACATAGATAGTAACAGGACAGGCCTGTATTTGAAAAATCAAATGCTCTTACTTCATGTAGTCGAAGAAGGTACATTTGAAAAACCGACATTTGTCAATATTCCAAGTATTTATCTAGCTAAAATGTACTTTGGTTCATTCATGCATCCTTGATTCATCGTCCTCACACTACTTCGTTTTTGGACACGCAATGCTTTCAATTGAAGCACGACTCTACCTATCGTTTTGAGCACGAGACTAGTCCTCTCAGCACTATAGAGTATAGATAGATGAAGAAACATGACAGTATGGACCGCACGCATAGAAATCCAACCAATTTAAACCGTGCAGTCGATAGATGGTTATGGTCTCAGCTAAATGAAGCATGTAAATAATAATTTTGTAATAAAAGAAACTCACACGGGTCATGTATGCTATACATAGAAGTACTAACATAAATCTCAGATCCTGTCTTCTGACCACACAAGAGGCTACCTTTACAAATATGAAAAATCGAAGCGACAAACAAATACCTAAATGAAGGAAAATCGTATAATTGAGTACAAAAAAGCAAACTCTACATCAGCCCTATCTTGTTGTCTCAGCATGTCTTTGGAATAACATTGTCCGATTTCTTTAACTTCGCGTTCTTGCATGTACTTGTAGCACCTTTGCCATGCCCACTGAACGTAAGCTTCACATCTTGCAGCACAAGGTCATGGCATGGGATGGTGTCACTACAGTCTAGCTTGATAGCCTCTTTTGTTCCACTCGTGCCTCTTATATTCTTGAACTGAATATTACTTAGCTCCACCGCCGAAGTTTGTTTCTTGCATGACTTAGGCATCATATCGCAATAGTTTTGGTCAATGATTATTGGATTCTTGACCTTTTCCATGATGATATCCTCAAATGTGATGTTCTTGGCATATCCCTTTCCTCCTTGCCACGACTTTATGCGGGCACCATTCGTCGTGCCAATGAGGTGTGCTTTGTTGATAGTTATGTTGGAAACACGAGCTTCAGAATTTTTGTCACCTAAGCTTCCGACGCTGATTCCATGACCCGGGCCGCATGTTATCTTTGAGGCATACAAGTTCTCAGTTCCGGTCTCGATCGATATGCAATCGTCTCCGGTTTTAATGTTGCAATCCATGACTTGTATATCCTTCGTGCGGGCAATATGGATGCCATCGGTATTAGGGCTGTCTCCGGGCGCAACGATCGTGATATGCTTCAGAACTACGTCCTTGCAATCTTTGACGGACATATGCATTTGCTGGCTGTTTAAGAGCCTGATATTTTCTACCTTCAAGTGATTGCACTTGCTGAGCAACAACGCCGTGGGGGCCTTTGTGCACTTGAGGTTCTTGTCAACTCGGCATGAGTTCTTCCACCATACTTCACCTTTCCCGTCCATGGTCCCTTCGCCTGACACGGTTAGCTTATCAACGTTGCtaaacatgatccacttattcatgTTCGCCTTCGGCCAAGTTGATCGTCCAGGAGCTACCAACGTTCCGTCGAGCTTGAATCTGACGCTTGACTTGCACTGCCCCGAGAAGGTGGTCTGCTTGACGAGAAAGTCCTTCTCCTTCGGAACCAGCATGGTTGCTGGCGTAGACGATGAGCAAGCCGCGGCCCAAGCTTTCTGAAACGCCGGGGTGTCATCAGTTTTGCCATCACCAACGGCTCCGTAGCTAACCACGTTGAACTCGGCGTCCTGAGGAGGCTTGGTCTCTTGACCAAGTTTGCGATGTCGCTGGACAGGTCTGTGGCTTAGCGTATCGGCCTTGACGCTCCTCTCTCCCAGTCTGCGGTGCACGGACTCTGTATGCATGCCGCCTGTAAATGCAAAGGCAATTGCCGGGAAGATGAACAATAACAGCAGGAAAAGCACTGCCAGGATGACCTTGCGAGATGCCATGCCCCGAGGTATAAGTGCGCGTATGTTCATCTCGTTCGGCCGGCCTGGAGCAACTGGGTTGAATTAACCTCAGCTTGAGCTACGCGACGAGATATGATCGATTCTGGGGCTTGATTGCTGTATGCTTTCACGGCTGGTGTTTGACGATGAATAAGGCAGGTGCGTGCCTGTACCTTTATAGTAGGCCAGCTAGCGTGGTAGCTTCCCGACTCGGATATTAGCAACATCCAGTCAAACTCGGATAATCAGCAACATCC from Lolium rigidum isolate FL_2022 chromosome 4, APGP_CSIRO_Lrig_0.1, whole genome shotgun sequence encodes the following:
- the LOC124646639 gene encoding polygalacturonase ADPG1-like, with product MASRKVILAVLFLLLLFIFPAIAFAFTGGMHTESVHRRLGERSVKADTLSHRPVQRHRKLGQETKPPQDAEFNVVSYGAVGDGKTDDTPAFQKAWAAACSSSTPATMLVPKEKDFLVKQTTFSGQCKSSVRFKLDGTLVAPGRSTWPKANMNKWIMFSNVDKLTVSGEGTMDGKGEVWWKNSCRVDKNLKCTKAPTALLLSKCNHLKVENIRLLNSQQMHMSVKDCKDVVLKHITIVAPGDSPNTDGIHIARTKDIQVMDCNIKTGDDCISIETGTENLYASKITCGPGHGISVGSLGDKNSEARVSNITINKAHLIGTTNGARIKSWQGGKGYAKNITFEDIIMEKVKNPIIIDQNYCDMMPKSCKKQTSAVELSNIQFKNIRGTSGTKEAIKLDCSDTIPCHDLVLQDVKLTFSGHGKGATSTCKNAKLKKSDNVIPKTC